A single region of the Caretta caretta isolate rCarCar2 chromosome 25, rCarCar1.hap1, whole genome shotgun sequence genome encodes:
- the UBXN6 gene encoding UBX domain-containing protein 6 isoform X3, whose translation MLWERAPKEKPKAVTPKSRQGPTDEAQRAAAAALARLEQKPKPWLPSSQDAIKSQVKKELMAEAAASERQLSTGHKGPVSAVEEETAGLSVSGVYFICPLTGATVRKDQKEAHIKEAILLHFSSDPVAASIMAIHTFNRDREKVKIGVETIAKYLDNIHLHPEEEKYRKIKLQNKVFQERINCLEGTHEFLQAIGFEKEMLPVPGQETTEEYYMLKEEVLTKLEDLKDYKEQLLSCEPVKAQLDRQLCVFKPSPQAAQFELPQDFYNLTAEELKREQRLRTEAVEKASMLRTKAMREREEQREMRKYNYTLLRVRFPDGYILQGTFYAREPVSVLYRFVREALRDDWMPFELLAPGGVKLTEENLAFNECGLVPSALLTFAWDAAVMADVQASGEEQKGSPLKPELLSAVQILS comes from the exons ATGTTATG GGAAAGGGCCCCCAAGGAAAAGCCAAAAGCAGTGACCCCAAAGTCTCGTCAAGGGCCCACAGATGAGGCccagagggcagcagctgcagccttgGCCCGGCTGGAGCAGAAGCCCAAGCCGTGGCTCCCTTCATCCCAAGATGCCATCAAGAGTCAGG TGAAAAAGGAGCTTATGGCTGAAGCAGCAGCAAGTGAGAGACAACTCTCCACGGGTCACAAG GGTCCTGTGTCTGCGGTTGAGGAAGAAACAGCTGGACTGTCAGTGTCAGGGGTCTATTTCATTTGCCCACTAACTGGGGCCACCGTAAGGAAAGACCAGAAGGAAGCACACATAAAAGAGGCCATCCTCTTA CATTTCTCTAGCGACCCAGTGGCTGCCTCGATCATGGCGATTCACACCTTCAACAGGGACCGAGAGAAAGTGAAAATCGGTGTTGAGACCATTGCCAA ATATCTGGATAACATCCACCTCCATCCAGAGGAGGAGAAGTACCGGAAGATCAAACTGCAGAATAAAGTGTTTCAG GAAAGGATAAACTGTCTAGAAGGGACACACGAGTTTCTTCAGGCCATTGGGTTTGAGAAGGAAATGCTGCCTGTTCCAGGACAAG AGACCACAGAAGAGTATTATATGCTGAAGGAGGAAGTGTTGACTAAGCTGGAGGATCTCAAGGACTATAAGGAGCAGCTGTTGAGCTGTGAGCCAGTGAAGGCCCAGCTGGATCGCCAGCTCTGTGTATTCAAACCCTCCCCTCAAGCTGCCCAGTTTGAGCTGCCCCAGGACTTCTACAACCTCACGGCAGAGGAGCTAAAGCGAGAACAGCGGCTCCG GACGGAAGCAGTGGAGAAGGCCTCTATGCTGAGGACAAAGGCTATGCGGGAGAGAGAAGAACAAAGGGAAATGCGGAAATATAACTACACGCTGCTACGAGTCCGTTTCCCAGATGGATACATTCTGCAAG GGACATTCTATGCCCGGGAGCCAGTATCTGTGCTCTACAGGTTTGTGAGAGAAGCACTGAGGGATGATTGGATGCCCTTTGAGCTACTTGCACCTGGAGGTGTCAAACTGACTGAAGAGAACTTGGCATTCAATGAGTGTGGGCTG GTgccctctgctctcctgacttTTGCATGGGATGCAGCTGTCATGGCAGACGTACAAGCTTCAGGAGAAGAGCAGAAAGGAAGCCCCTTGAAACCAGAACTCCTTTCTGCTGTCCAGATATTGTCATGA
- the UBXN6 gene encoding UBX domain-containing protein 6 isoform X2 has protein sequence MAARERAPKEKPKAVTPKSRQGPTDEAQRAAAAALARLEQKPKPWLPSSQDAIKSQVKKELMAEAAASERQLSTGHKGPVSAVEEETAGLSVSGVYFICPLTGATVRKDQKEAHIKEAILLHFSSDPVAASIMAIHTFNRDREKVKIGVETIAKYLDNIHLHPEEEKYRKIKLQNKVFQERINCLEGTHEFLQAIGFEKEMLPVPGQETTEEYYMLKEEVLTKLEDLKDYKEQLLSCEPVKAQLDRQLCVFKPSPQAAQFELPQDFYNLTAEELKREQRLRTEAVEKASMLRTKAMREREEQREMRKYNYTLLRVRFPDGYILQGTFYAREPVSVLYRFVREALRDDWMPFELLAPGGVKLTEENLAFNECGLVPSALLTFAWDAAVMADVQASGEEQKGSPLKPELLSAVQILS, from the exons ATGGCTGCTCG GGAAAGGGCCCCCAAGGAAAAGCCAAAAGCAGTGACCCCAAAGTCTCGTCAAGGGCCCACAGATGAGGCccagagggcagcagctgcagccttgGCCCGGCTGGAGCAGAAGCCCAAGCCGTGGCTCCCTTCATCCCAAGATGCCATCAAGAGTCAGG TGAAAAAGGAGCTTATGGCTGAAGCAGCAGCAAGTGAGAGACAACTCTCCACGGGTCACAAG GGTCCTGTGTCTGCGGTTGAGGAAGAAACAGCTGGACTGTCAGTGTCAGGGGTCTATTTCATTTGCCCACTAACTGGGGCCACCGTAAGGAAAGACCAGAAGGAAGCACACATAAAAGAGGCCATCCTCTTA CATTTCTCTAGCGACCCAGTGGCTGCCTCGATCATGGCGATTCACACCTTCAACAGGGACCGAGAGAAAGTGAAAATCGGTGTTGAGACCATTGCCAA ATATCTGGATAACATCCACCTCCATCCAGAGGAGGAGAAGTACCGGAAGATCAAACTGCAGAATAAAGTGTTTCAG GAAAGGATAAACTGTCTAGAAGGGACACACGAGTTTCTTCAGGCCATTGGGTTTGAGAAGGAAATGCTGCCTGTTCCAGGACAAG AGACCACAGAAGAGTATTATATGCTGAAGGAGGAAGTGTTGACTAAGCTGGAGGATCTCAAGGACTATAAGGAGCAGCTGTTGAGCTGTGAGCCAGTGAAGGCCCAGCTGGATCGCCAGCTCTGTGTATTCAAACCCTCCCCTCAAGCTGCCCAGTTTGAGCTGCCCCAGGACTTCTACAACCTCACGGCAGAGGAGCTAAAGCGAGAACAGCGGCTCCG GACGGAAGCAGTGGAGAAGGCCTCTATGCTGAGGACAAAGGCTATGCGGGAGAGAGAAGAACAAAGGGAAATGCGGAAATATAACTACACGCTGCTACGAGTCCGTTTCCCAGATGGATACATTCTGCAAG GGACATTCTATGCCCGGGAGCCAGTATCTGTGCTCTACAGGTTTGTGAGAGAAGCACTGAGGGATGATTGGATGCCCTTTGAGCTACTTGCACCTGGAGGTGTCAAACTGACTGAAGAGAACTTGGCATTCAATGAGTGTGGGCTG GTgccctctgctctcctgacttTTGCATGGGATGCAGCTGTCATGGCAGACGTACAAGCTTCAGGAGAAGAGCAGAAAGGAAGCCCCTTGAAACCAGAACTCCTTTCTGCTGTCCAGATATTGTCATGA
- the UBXN6 gene encoding UBX domain-containing protein 6 isoform X1 — protein MRKFFQDIKADMKFKTAGPGQKLAEPPRERAPKEKPKAVTPKSRQGPTDEAQRAAAAALARLEQKPKPWLPSSQDAIKSQVKKELMAEAAASERQLSTGHKGPVSAVEEETAGLSVSGVYFICPLTGATVRKDQKEAHIKEAILLHFSSDPVAASIMAIHTFNRDREKVKIGVETIAKYLDNIHLHPEEEKYRKIKLQNKVFQERINCLEGTHEFLQAIGFEKEMLPVPGQETTEEYYMLKEEVLTKLEDLKDYKEQLLSCEPVKAQLDRQLCVFKPSPQAAQFELPQDFYNLTAEELKREQRLRTEAVEKASMLRTKAMREREEQREMRKYNYTLLRVRFPDGYILQGTFYAREPVSVLYRFVREALRDDWMPFELLAPGGVKLTEENLAFNECGLVPSALLTFAWDAAVMADVQASGEEQKGSPLKPELLSAVQILS, from the exons ATGCGGAAATTCTTCCAAGACATCAAAGCGGATATGAAATTCAAAACAGCGGGGCCGGGCCAGAAGCTGGCGGAGCCGCCCAG GGAAAGGGCCCCCAAGGAAAAGCCAAAAGCAGTGACCCCAAAGTCTCGTCAAGGGCCCACAGATGAGGCccagagggcagcagctgcagccttgGCCCGGCTGGAGCAGAAGCCCAAGCCGTGGCTCCCTTCATCCCAAGATGCCATCAAGAGTCAGG TGAAAAAGGAGCTTATGGCTGAAGCAGCAGCAAGTGAGAGACAACTCTCCACGGGTCACAAG GGTCCTGTGTCTGCGGTTGAGGAAGAAACAGCTGGACTGTCAGTGTCAGGGGTCTATTTCATTTGCCCACTAACTGGGGCCACCGTAAGGAAAGACCAGAAGGAAGCACACATAAAAGAGGCCATCCTCTTA CATTTCTCTAGCGACCCAGTGGCTGCCTCGATCATGGCGATTCACACCTTCAACAGGGACCGAGAGAAAGTGAAAATCGGTGTTGAGACCATTGCCAA ATATCTGGATAACATCCACCTCCATCCAGAGGAGGAGAAGTACCGGAAGATCAAACTGCAGAATAAAGTGTTTCAG GAAAGGATAAACTGTCTAGAAGGGACACACGAGTTTCTTCAGGCCATTGGGTTTGAGAAGGAAATGCTGCCTGTTCCAGGACAAG AGACCACAGAAGAGTATTATATGCTGAAGGAGGAAGTGTTGACTAAGCTGGAGGATCTCAAGGACTATAAGGAGCAGCTGTTGAGCTGTGAGCCAGTGAAGGCCCAGCTGGATCGCCAGCTCTGTGTATTCAAACCCTCCCCTCAAGCTGCCCAGTTTGAGCTGCCCCAGGACTTCTACAACCTCACGGCAGAGGAGCTAAAGCGAGAACAGCGGCTCCG GACGGAAGCAGTGGAGAAGGCCTCTATGCTGAGGACAAAGGCTATGCGGGAGAGAGAAGAACAAAGGGAAATGCGGAAATATAACTACACGCTGCTACGAGTCCGTTTCCCAGATGGATACATTCTGCAAG GGACATTCTATGCCCGGGAGCCAGTATCTGTGCTCTACAGGTTTGTGAGAGAAGCACTGAGGGATGATTGGATGCCCTTTGAGCTACTTGCACCTGGAGGTGTCAAACTGACTGAAGAGAACTTGGCATTCAATGAGTGTGGGCTG GTgccctctgctctcctgacttTTGCATGGGATGCAGCTGTCATGGCAGACGTACAAGCTTCAGGAGAAGAGCAGAAAGGAAGCCCCTTGAAACCAGAACTCCTTTCTGCTGTCCAGATATTGTCATGA